One uncultured Draconibacterium sp. genomic window, ATTCAATACCAGCTATTGAGTTTGCCTTCCAATTTTATTGAACACTAGATATAAAAAATGCAATGGCTGAAAAAGCCATTGCATTTTTTGTTTTGTATCGCCCCTGCTTAAAGTATTATTTACTTCCTTTAATACAAACTTACGCTTGTTCTTTCCAAAATTCCCCACTTTTCGAGTAAGGTTTTGCACATCGAAAAATCATATGTTGCAAACACAGCAAATCCTTTAGTTTCCTCTTTTTTACTCTCGTAATATTGTTTGATCCATTTTTCAATTTCAGGCGTTTTAAAATTAATGGCATCTGTACTATTTAAAACAAAGTTACGCTCAAGAATTGTTTTGTTTTTGTCTTTTAGAATCCGTAAATAAATTGACTCTGCGAGGTCTATTTCTCCCAAATGGCTTAAGGTTTCGGCAATTAAAACGGCATTCGACGTTTCTGTTTCTTTTACCGCATTTCTTAATTCAGGAAGCGCTTTTTTCGCATTTTCAATATGAATTAGCAATCCGCTTACGCCCCAGTAACGTAGTGCCGAATCTTCGTTTTTCAGCAATTCAATGTATTTGTCAATATCTCCATGTCCGGGAAGAGTTGCCAGTTCGGCTGCCTCTAAAAGAACATCAAAGGGACAAGCTTCCGATCGCATATAATCGTACATCGATCCTTCGCCGGCGCGGGCAGTATACTGTGTTTCAGGAATTAAAGCCACATCGCGAATTTCCGCCATCCAACGGTAATTTTCCTTCCGCATACGTTCCAAAACATTTTTGAAAGCCGGATCGTTAGCCAGGTTATACAATTCGTTTGGATCGTTCTCTGTATCGTACAATTCCTCCACCGGTTTGATGTGAAATGCTAAACTCTGTAAATCGTTGCACTTTCCGGCCAGGTAATAATCTTCCCACGATTGAGCAGAACGTGCCTGAAACAAATAAGCAAGATGCTGCAAATAAATACGATAAGGCATGTAATTCCGAATGTAACGGTACTTTTTATCGCGTACAGCCCGGCTCATATCAACACGTTCGTCCATTCGGCTGCGGGTCATGTGGATGTATTCGGGTTCCGGTTCAATGGCCGTTCCCAAAAATGCCTGGCCCTGCATGTAACCGGGTTTTGGTTCATTTACTAAACTTAATAAAGTTGGAGCCAGATCCACAAAACTAATGTTACGATCAACACTTGTTCCGGGTTTATCAGCCGGGAAATACTGTTTATATTTTTCGGGAATTTTTACAATAAATGGCACCCATGTACCGGTTTCGAAAATATACCTTTTACTGCGCGCCAAAACTCCCCCATGATCTGAATAATAAAAAACGATGGTATTCTCAGCTAATCCACTCTCCTCCAACTCATTTAACAGCTCGCCAACCTGCACATCCATATCTTCTATTTTGTCGTAATACTGTGCCCAGTCATGACGCATTTCTTTTGTATCGGGATGATGTGGAGGAAGAACTACATCTTCAGGCTTGTGCCGTAATTTATCATCAGGATTGTAAGGAAAGATCTGACTTTCGTGCGTTGTCATCAAATTAAAGATGGCAAAAAACGGTTTTCCT contains:
- a CDS encoding sulfatase, whose protein sequence is MKTGSLQFTLVIFFVYCTLPLLTKAQEQNVKPNILWITSEDNSPFLGCYGDEFAKTPTLDKLASEGFRYIRAFANSPVCSPARNTIITGVYAASNGNEQMRSAYPKSESVIPYPELLRKAGYYCTNNVKTDYNYGGDWNSMWDECSTKAHWKNAPEGKPFFAIFNLMTTHESQIFPYNPDDKLRHKPEDVVLPPHHPDTKEMRHDWAQYYDKIEDMDVQVGELLNELEESGLAENTIVFYYSDHGGVLARSKRYIFETGTWVPFIVKIPEKYKQYFPADKPGTSVDRNISFVDLAPTLLSLVNEPKPGYMQGQAFLGTAIEPEPEYIHMTRSRMDERVDMSRAVRDKKYRYIRNYMPYRIYLQHLAYLFQARSAQSWEDYYLAGKCNDLQSLAFHIKPVEELYDTENDPNELYNLANDPAFKNVLERMRKENYRWMAEIRDVALIPETQYTARAGEGSMYDYMRSEACPFDVLLEAAELATLPGHGDIDKYIELLKNEDSALRYWGVSGLLIHIENAKKALPELRNAVKETETSNAVLIAETLSHLGEIDLAESIYLRILKDKNKTILERNFVLNSTDAINFKTPEIEKWIKQYYESKKEETKGFAVFATYDFSMCKTLLEKWGILERTSVSLY